Below is a genomic region from Prunus persica cultivar Lovell chromosome G3, Prunus_persica_NCBIv2, whole genome shotgun sequence.
CTTTCGAAATGGGTGAATCTGAATCCCATACTTTTCCCctccattttgaaaattaatttaaaaaaatatatatatatatatatatatagtttattGTATCCTTAATGTTCGTAtcgtttataaaaatttatagtaCGAAATAGTACGAATCTGTATCTAACACAAGTGATATTGAAACTATTAATCTGCAGTTATTTTCTATTATGATAGATCCCGTTGATGAAACTACAACCACCTTATCTAATACGAGCATTCTTATAATCATTATCGACATCTTCTAACACGAGGATGCTAAATATTTGGATGGTCTTTTTGGCGTAACTCAACAGCTAATTGATGAAACAGTAACCGACGAAATAGCACTGTTTATCAAACACCAAACTCTATACCGGATGCATATGTGATGTGAAGTTGAGAGGTGTACATATGCTTCCAAAATGTATACTGAACTTTTGTCTCTTCTGCATCTGCATGCTCTACCTGAAAAACTTCAGTGGACAAACAaaataacctcaaaaattccatattttttaaaaaaattattgtaatgGGTCATTATTTCGTGCAAGGCTTGCAAAAATTGGACAGGACTATAATCATGTGGGCAACTAACTAAATTACAATGCGTTTATTTATGGACCCTAAAAACTTGTACAACTCTCCTGATTTGCATGCTAGCGTCGTTAGGAAATTCTGGGTTTGCCAATAATTCATTTATGCAGTCCAAGAAATccgaataaataaataaataacatagAAAAATTACAAGGGAACAAACGTCAACTCCCGGAAGAAAAATTTCTGGATTCGCCACTGTCTAATCTATAAAGTAAAGATAtaacagaaaagaagagaagaaagagacatTTTCTATTTACATATCTATACATTTTGGGTACAAAAATATGATAATAGAAATTCTTTGTATATGGATCTTTTTCGGGTTGACAACTGACCACGGTAGAACATGGTGTCATGGTACAAAGAAACAGTTATGTCTTATGTCACTCCTTAAAAAAAGGAacgttaaaaatatgaaaaagtgttcATCCATTTGATCATACACGGTATGATGTGGAGGTCCAGCTATATAAATTGCCTAAATTCAAGGCTTTGAAGAGATAATATTTTGCTGTTATTATATACACACGATTATAATGCCAAGCTACTTGCTCTCTCTATACGTACGCAACTACGCACGATCAAAATATTACGTTTGATATACTATTTCCTTTATAATCGATTGGTCTTGCAACAATATTTGTAAATCTGCAAATAGTTTTTATTGGTGAAATATGAATAAATCACTGAGATcaaattttgctttttaaaattgGTTGAAGTGTTTGGGACAATATCTTAAAGGCCTTTAAACTTTGGTATTAAAtgttgagaaagaaagaagctaTGTATAtctagaaattaaaataaagggaAATAGGCAAAAGGATCTACTAGAATAGTGGTTTCGAATAATTTTTTCCCTAAATAAGGTATTGGGTTCGAACCCTAGCTTCCGTCCATAtaatgtgtgtgagtttagtatattatcacatcattttatttgaaatttgttaTTGCTTTCTGTGACACACCATACACGTTTGCCATTGGTTATTGATCAACCAAAGGAACTCTCGGTTGGTGACCTAAAATAACCAATGAACttgaaaacagagaaaaaagatGCATAACAAAGTCGCGTTGCCAACTTGCCACTGTTTAAGTTATAACTAATCTACCAAATTCATAAGAATTATCATTCAGTAACGAATCAATTTTACACAAACAAGTGATATTCATATTCATCCCAtggatattttttctttcttggttcTTCTATGATTCAATCAAGAGTATCTATACACGGAGACAATAATTTAGCaacaattaattacaaatCCCTGAAAACCCTCTCTTAATTCATGCTAATCTTCCAACTAATAATTCCAGAGGCTGTCAAATTCTATAGGGGCAGATGAGTATGAAGGATCGTCCTGAACCATTTCTCTGTTCGACACAACGGAAGAGACATCCATGCTCAGGCCTGTGTCCTGTGAGAGCTCTGTTTTTGCACTGCGCCTCAAGTTTGGCGCTTGGTTTTCAAGCAGCATCCTCAGGAAGGACTGGTCCTGCATCAAGACAGAGTCTTGGTGCTGCAAGAATCCGATGTTTGGTGTGATTTGGTTGGAGTAGAAGGGGTTTAAGTGAGCAGAGGGGTTTGAGCGAGACGACGAATTTAAAAGAGGGTTATggttgctgttgctgctgttgtGGTGGTTGTTGTGTTGGAAGCTGTCAATTATATCATCCTGAGTCCTCTGATCCTCCATCGGATCGGAGAAGCCGGACACGTGAGACGTTTCGCAGACGGTGGTTCTCGTGTCGCTGTTGTAGGGTGAAGAATCCATTAAAGGTGGCAATAAAGAAGGGCGCAATTCGTTCCCGAAAGAGCCCAACCTCACCAACCCTGAAATATGAGTTTTCTTCCCACCACTACTCTTTTGGAAAATTCTGCAAATCACCCACTCGTTCtgagaaacaaacaaagagaaatcattaacaaataatacaagaaaaatacAGTATGAAACAGAGCAAAAACAGAGCAAAATTTCATTTGCACCTTTGCTGTTTTGGGGAGATTATAGGCAGAGTATTTGCCTTCTAATCTATACTCATGCATGACCCAGTTGGTCTTTTCACCTTTGGGAGCTCTTCCTTTGTAGAAAACCAGAGTCTTCTTCATCCCAACAAGGGTTTTGGCCTTGTAAATCTCCTTATCTTTTCCTGTGGCTTTCCAGTACCCGGCATCAGTTGCTCTGTTTGTTCTTAGACCAGTTGGGTATTTTCTGTCTCTCACGCAGAAGAAATACCATTCCCTTTCACCCATTTTAGCTTTCCCTTCATGGAACAAGCACAGAACACAaagtaagaaaacaaaaaactgacCTGGGCAGAGAATAAAAAACAGAGCaaaatgagagaaaatatTGGTCTAGTTTAGAAGAACTTACAAGGCAAATCCCAGGGCTCACACTTGTTCAAATCTACCTCACCAATAGCTGTAGCACAAAAGCAGCTGTCAAGAACCTTAGGAGAAAGGTAATGACTTATGAGTTCTTCATCAGTCGGATGAAATCGGAACCCTGGAGGCAATTCCATCTTTTCATCTTCCTTACTAAACCCAGAAGCATTTTCCATTCCTTCAATTTCCCACTAAAACCCTCTCTGAATCTCAAATGGGTTTCACCAATAAGCCCTAAATTCCAGAAATCAACACagaaaaatcccaaacaaCTATAAATTTCAAACTGGTttctacaaaaaaaacttgta
It encodes:
- the LOC18784364 gene encoding NAC domain-containing protein 100; amino-acid sequence: MENASGFSKEDEKMELPPGFRFHPTDEELISHYLSPKVLDSCFCATAIGEVDLNKCEPWDLPWKAKMGEREWYFFCVRDRKYPTGLRTNRATDAGYWKATGKDKEIYKAKTLVGMKKTLVFYKGRAPKGEKTNWVMHEYRLEGKYSAYNLPKTAKNEWVICRIFQKSSGGKKTHISGLVRLGSFGNELRPSLLPPLMDSSPYNSDTRTTVCETSHVSGFSDPMEDQRTQDDIIDSFQHNNHHNSSNSNHNPLLNSSSRSNPSAHLNPFYSNQITPNIGFLQHQDSVLMQDQSFLRMLLENQAPNLRRSAKTELSQDTGLSMDVSSVVSNREMVQDDPSYSSAPIEFDSLWNY